The Equus asinus isolate D_3611 breed Donkey chromosome 16, EquAss-T2T_v2, whole genome shotgun sequence DNA segment GGAAATTCTCCAGCCTTGAATTTTTCACTCTGAGTTCCCCTCTCACTGTTCTCTGGCCTCCATTGCCAATTTCGGTTGAGTTGACTTATTCTTCCTCTGCCTCAGAAGAGTGCCAGTCCTGCATCTGGGTGACAGGGGAGTGTGAGCAAGGCTTAAAGGCAGGCGCAGGCCTGAATCTACGCTAGAAATGTGACTTAGATCTGccccttaacttctctgagcctcagtttccttgcctgtaaaatggaaatcagaATACCCATCTCACGAGATACCATGAAAGGAAATCAGAAATCCATGAAGGTTGAGCACAAAGTACAAAGCACAAAATAAGTGTAGGGTGTTTATCCAAACTGCACATAGCACAGCTTTTATTCCATGAGCTAATCTGAGGTGATGAACTTACAGGCAGTGCCACTTCCCATGGACTTCAAAGGAGCCGAAGACCCTGAGGCTGTATCCGCTGCCCTTGGCTACATGGCCAGAATGTCAGGTCCTAGGTGGCTGACTCATTTTCAGCGCTGATATCtgcttttgattatttctaatcagAGTTTTTCAGTTAAATCCATCATTTGGCCCCATTCTAAATTCCCTGTTAATGGCTCCACTATCCTCCTGATCACCCAAGTGAAAAACTCGGGCTGACAGTGACTCTTCTGTGTCCTCTCAGCCCACCTCCAATAAGAACCAGGACCTGTCAAGGGAAGGTCTGAAAAGTCGAACCTTGTGTatctctccccttctctgcttCCACTGCGGAAACCTTGGTTCTGGTCCTCCTCGTCTGAACTTTGGCACAGGCATTCTGATTAATCTCCTTGCTTTCTATTATATCCCCCACACAAATCCATTTTATATACTGCGGCCAGGCTTATTCCAAACCCATACACGATTCCTCATTCGCTATAGAATCAAATTCAAATTCTTTCCTCTTATATCCACTCTCCACAATCACCCTACTCTCCTTAATGAATTTTATGAACTTCCCATGAGTCTCTTTAACTGTTTTGTGTTCCAGGCTCACTTGACTCCTCACTGCTCCAATTCTGTTTTTGGAATGAGATGGGGTGGAAGCAGATGTTTGCTCTTCCCCTAAAAATGCTGTGCATTCCGATTTCTGCAGCTTTGTTTACCTGTTCCCTTCATGGAATGTGTCCCCGTGCCCAACCTTCCCCAAGCCTGCCTCTCCTTAGAGACCTGGGTAAAATGCCACCTTTATCAGGAAACTTTCAGATCCAGAAAGCCTTCCAATGACCTGACTCATGTTCACACAGAACTCCAGAGCAAGGTCAAGCTGACCGTGCTGGAGGGAGACATTCTGGATGAGCAGTTCCTGAAGAGAGCTTGCCAGGGCGCCTCGGCTGTCATTCACACCGCCTCTATCATCGACGTCACGAACCTCTTTAACCCACAGGTCACCATGAATGTCAATGTGGAAGGTACAGTATCCTGGGGAGCAGATGGAGTGAGGTGGGCAAAAGAGGATGGGAAACAGGATAAGGAAGGGGGAGAAACCCCTATCActgaacacctgctgagctctgCACCAAGTGCTTTTGCTTAGCAGTACAAACTAAGAGATTCAAGGCTGCCATCCTCAGTGTTTTAAACGGGGAGACTAGGGCTAAGAAGGGCGAAGCAACTTGATCAAGGTCCCAGGGGTAGAAGAGGGAGAGCTGGAATCTAAACCCACCCCTGTGGACTCCAAAGGTCATGGAAGCTCTTTCTACTGTGACTCCAGTCAAGCATTGACTAAATTCCAACCTCAAACTCTTGACATCCAaccacctcctgcctctcctggGTTGGAAGCAGACCTTACAGGTGCCTCCTTAGCCGTCATTTTAGCCCTTCTGTGTGACTCTAAGGTGGTTGTCACACAGTAAGGCCAAGAACTAAGAGCTCTGTGATATGAGGTGCCCCCAAGTCAGTTACAAGTGATGAGCCACAGCTCTGGGCCCGTTTCCTTCAGGCAGGACTCCCTAGACAGAATCGCCAAGGGTAATGAGAGCATCTAGAGCCTTCCTGCTCACCTGAAAGAAGGATGCCTCTCGAGGATTCCTCTCAAAGCTGGTTCACAGTGGTCTGGCAGTACAGAATTATCCAGCACTTTCCTTCTCATAATACTCTCTTAACAATAATAGTTTCCCATTAACCATAATACCATTTCTTCAGCTCCACAGTGGGTCTACTATTAAAGAGTAGTTCCTGGCCAGGTGCCCAGAGTACACCCTCCTTAGATCCTCATCCCATAAATGCCTGGTGGCTCTTTCTGAATTGAGGCTTTCCAATCTACTTTAAATCTAGACACATTCACTCAAGGGATTAGCTTAAATCGTTTATTAGCTTGCCATGTAATCTCATCACTCCGATCCCTGGAGGCCAGTCTCCCCAGTACCACAGGACCCCAACCCCCAAGCCCATCTGTCTTCCTGCCCTGCTCTACAAAGTTAGTCTACTCAGAGACTCCTTTTCTAAAGCAGCTCATTGTTTTTGGGTTTACAGCCTAAAATAACACAATCTCAAAAAAGGCCCTTTTTGGGGCCGGCActgtggctgagtagttgagttcgcacgctctgcttcggcagcccagggtttcaccagttccgatcctgggggcagacatggcactgctcatcaggccacgctgaggcggcatcccatatagcacagccagaaggacctacaactatgtactggggggctttggggaaaagaagaagaagaaaaaaaggcccTTTCTGGTGTCTACTGAGCCACGCTAACACTGCCAGAAGGGCGCTAAGATTAAccagtttttagtttttagttcCTCTCTCATTATTCCTACTGTCCAAAGCTCCCAACAGCAGTGAATTTGAAAACCCTAAGAAGTGTTAGCAGCATCAGTTGACTAAAACCAGTATCACTCTCAGGTTTAGAAAATTCTTCACAACGATGGTCATTTTCCCCTCTGCAGGCAAATTAGCTCCAAATTTTCTCTGCCTCtagatttaataaaaaataaacaaaaaaaccatgAGGCTGTCTCTcctgaaaataaatttcacaaagatCTTAAAAGGGATtaagaaatacaagaaataaaaaatagtaatgaaGCTTTGCACGGGAAACTCCTTTCTTGTAGGGAAAGCACTCTGCATTACCTCTGTGAGCTAAAGTCCTAGCCAGCGAAGGTATTACCACCAGAGGGCGCATTCCTCTGCCCGGTTCTCTCAACACACAAGGCCAGGGCAGGGCTCTGGAATGCTAAGTAAGAGGAAGGTTTGTCCCCACTACTTTTCATACCTGAGTACATGGAGTCACAGCCAGAATTAGGAGTGCGCTTTGTAGAGAACATACAATCAGGAATGGAGTCTGGATCTCCAACTTCTCCCCATAACTCACCAATCATTTGCTCAGTGACTCTCAAACAAGGTCCTTGTGACAAAGTTTTATTggtcctcaaaaaaagagaaaaatacaaacaattcAATGTACATTTAAGAGTGTATAACCTATATACaactctgtgtgcgtgtgtgtgtgtgtgtgtgtgtgtatgatatgAGTCATTCAACTGTCCTCTTTTATCTAAGGACTAGGACTGTCCTTATTCTGAGAGTATGGCCTCctaagttttttatttaaaataatctttctttAATGAGCTGGTAGGGAtgataaatgataattttttaatgtcCTTACATGGCAAAATATAAAGTGGCAATCCTATGTCTTTTTCCAAAATTACAAGTATACACACAGGTCCATGAGTCCATCCAAAAGTCTAGAAATTCTTGCTCTCAAGAACCCAAATGTcagtctctttccatttttgcatttttcctaTGGCTATAGCACAGTCAGATCTCAGCCAGAATGCATCCTGATCTGCAATAACCACCTCACTTGCAGGGATAGTGGGGGAAGACAAGGTCTGTGGGCATGGTTGGCCTTTTGGGTTATTTCCTGATACTGACGGTGTGCTCCCCTGGGCAGGTACCCAGCTCCTATTGGAGGCCTGTTCCCAGGCTAgcgtgccaatcttcatctacaCCAGCTCCGTAGCAGTGGCTGGGCCCAACTCCTACAGGGAGATCATCCAGAATGGCCATGAAGAAGCACATCTCGAAACAAAATGGTCCTCTCCATACCCATACAGCAAAAAGCTTGCTGAGAAGGCTGTGCTGGCAGCTAATGGGTTGCCTCTTAAAAATGGTGGCACCTTATACACTTGTGCCTTAAGGCCCATGTTTATCTATGGGGAAGGAAGCCCAACCCTTTATTACCTTATGCATGAGGGCCTGAACAACAATGGCATCCTGACACACAACTGCAAGTTCTCCAGAGCCAACCCAGTCTATGTTGGCAACATAGCCTGGGCCCACATTATGGCCTTGAGGGCCCTGAGGGACCCCAAGAAGGCCCCAAGCATCCAAGGACAGTTCTACTACATCTCAGATGACACACCTCCCCAAAGCTATGATGACTTAACTTACACTTTGAGCAAAAAGTGGGGCTTCTGCCTTGATTCCAGAATGAGACTTCCCATATTTCTGAAGTACTGGCTTGCCTTCCTGCTGGAAATAGTGAGCTTCCTGCTCAGTCCAATTTACAAATATCGACCTCCCTTCGACCGCCACCTAGTGACATGGCAAAACAGTGTTTTTACCTTCTCCTATAAGAAAGCTCAGCGAGATATGGGATATGAGCCGCTCTTCAGCTGGGAGGAAGCCAAGAAGAGAACCACTGAGTGGATCGACGCCCTGGTAGAACCGCACCAGGAGGCCCTGAAAACAAAGACTCTCTGATCTACAGGTGACATGGATGCGGATGTTAGGAGATGTCTGCTAGACTCTCCCCTTCCGTCTTCAAACAGCAAATACCATGAGCACGAGCCCAGATCCTACTGCCTCTCTTTCACAAGATGCCCACGTTATCATCTTCCTCTTGCCACTAGAAACTTTCCCAGTCACTCGCGCAGCCAGAATCTTCTGCCCTACCCACCTTCCAGAGGACAGACAAGATGATGTGCTGCAGCTGTTGGCACCAAAGTCTTAGTTGCTGATTCTGAGCTCTTCAGGCCTCTTTTAACTTAGAGTTTTGCCTGTTAGTTCCCGTTCCTTTGTTAAATGCAAAAGCAtttcctatcttttaaaaattcctattacTTCAGACAGctcaatgaaaagaataataaatgttttactgACTAACTGCCTAATCTGGAGGAAGCTGTGGTTTATGTGACTACATACCTTCCTCCTTTGCCCTCCATTTCCAGGTATCACCATCTTCTATTTAGAAAAGCAGCATGGAACTGGGGTGGGCAGAAGGTCCAGAAGGAGGACACTAAGATCAACTAAACACCTACTATGTCTAGGGCATGCACTAGATAACTGACACAGGTCACCTCATTTAACCCACACCAGCAACCTGTGAGGTAGGGACTACTATTccatcagtaaggaaacattCACGGTCGCACTAACTGGTAAGTGACCAGGCTGTTTAAACCAGAAAGACTGACTTGAAAACCCTTAAATTTCTACAGAATCATGAAGCCTGAACTGCCTAAAATTTACAGCAAAATGAGTGGGGTACTGGAGGGTGGCTGGGTTTGTCAGCAGTGCAATGAAGCTGGGGGGGGGGCGATCCTTGGAGAGCATAGTTCCCTTGGGTCACCTACTTCTTGTCCAGTCCTGTGCAAGAGACCCCCTAGAATGCAGAAGAACCCCTGAGTGGCGTCTAGGAGGGTTTGCATGCCCTTGCCAGATgcctgggcaggggagggagaagaagaggtACAACCAGCCTCCACCGCCAATGCCAGTGTCCTTGAAGGTCTCTAGGACACACCTGGATATATGTGTGTTGGCCACTCCAGCAATTCATAAGCCCgtatttcaacttttaaaatcacACAATGAAGCCACACCGTGGATTCCTGGGAAAGTAAAGGGAACAGGTGTGAATTCCTCTGAAAATTTATCTCCTACTCAGTCCAAAAAGTAGAGTCTACTCCACATCTCCAGATTTaactccttctcctctctttcctcctcctccccttcctcctcctccccatctctccctcgCACTGCATCTCTCTTCCTTTATCCTTTTACCTCCGGAGCCTCTCCTTTTGTTCCACATTCCCCTTAATGACTGGTCCGCTTGTCTTTCTCAGTTCCCCTAAGGAAAGGAGACCAATCAAGACACATTTGGGGACTTAAGTGATGACACAGTCATTAACTGAATGGAGGACCAACAGTCAAAAGAAACACTGTCAGGGCCAACAAGTGTGGCCTGAAGCAAGTGAGGAGGTGGCTGTGGGGTCTGAGGGTGGGGAAGTGGGAGCTGCCTCGCTCTAGACAGGGGTACTGCCTGTCTTTATGAACCACAGTCACGACAGGAGACACACCCCACATCAAGATGGCCTCTTTCTTACCCAGGAACGGATTATGAATTCTGTTGAATTTGATTACCACGATGGAGATCATTTAAGCATTCACTCttaaggagaaagggaaaaaacactCTGGCCCAGATGAACAGGTTCCTATCACCTTCAAAACCCTAAGGGACAGAGGCTCAGCACCCAGGCACCAGAGTGGAGTGGCCCCAGGTGGTGGAGTAAGGTGGGCAATGAAacacttcctttcttccttccttcctccactgaGCAAAACAGAAAAGTCAGCACCTGTCCAGCTCTTGTCAGGTGTGCACACCTTGTATGTTTATGCCAATAgcgaaggaaggaaaggaggagggtggGGTCTGGGACGGACGAGGGCCCCTCAGAAGCCTTTTTGCCTAGTGAAACCCCATACCTATGAACCCACCAGGGCAAATCTCACAGGGAAGAGAAAGCATACGGTCGCCAAAGAGCAAGGGGAGTGGCGTGACCAGACAAAGAGGAGAAGGATTTGACAGCTGGAGGTCTTATTCAGTTAAGCATAAAGGCGTCCGAAATGTTTTGACCAACAAAGCCGGCCATCCTAACACCGGACACAGAACTGACCGCACGGGGAGGTCCCGGCTGTGCACACAAGCCCGGAGTGCACCGCAAGGGAAGCACCGCACGGGGGCggcagaggctcagagggaagaaggaagccaCCCCACCTGGACCTGCCCTGCCACCCGCCCAACCGTTAAGTGTGAGCGCGCAGAGTATGCGGTAAACAAGTGAATGAAAGCACAGGTAAGTGCCCAGCCACCTGCCTGCTCTAGGTAGCTTGGCCCGCCCTCACATACAGGAAACTACTTAAGTCTGTGTCACACTTTATGTGAATATCCATGCttttttctgcagaaatttctgTATATTTAATTATGAGATGCTGGCCCAGATGCTGCTAGGGTAATATATGATATACATGcttattacctttttaaaatccGAAAGAAACTTGAGTTCCAAAACACATCTAGCTTCAAGGGTTTTAGATAAAAGATTGTGGACCTCTAGCAGCAGaattatgtgccaggtattgctctaaacattttatataataatCCTCAAACAACACTCTAAAGTAGGTActcttattatcctcatttgacatatgaggaaatggaggcgCAGAAAGATaaacaacttgctcaaggttattCAGCTAGTTAGTGGTTCAGTTCCAATCTTATAAAAGCTTTTTGACTTCGAAGAGTTTATATGAAAATGGCAAACTCACATGCCTACAGGAGccagacacacatatataaatgaaGCAGCCTGGGGCTAAGAGACcttagggagtggtggggagtgTGGTGTGCTGGAGAGCATATACTCTGCCTCCAGGAGGCAGTGGCTATGGAGCCCATGCTGATTCATGTTGAAATGCACTCCCAGTTACCAGATCTTCTGAGTATTCCAGGAAAGCAAAAACTTCccaatttttatatgaaatcttttttttaaagattggcacctgagctaacaactgttgccaatcttcttttttttttttttctgctttttctccccacatccctccagtatgtagttgtatattttagttggtggtccttctagttgtggcatgtgggacgctgtctcaacATGTCCTAACAAGTGgagccatgtctgcgcccaggattggaaccagcgaaaccccgggccactgaagccaactgcatgaacttaaccactcggccatggggctggccccctatatgAAATCTCTTgacctaaattttaaaaacagtgtgAAGACCAGCTCTGAGAATAGGATGTGTGGGTTAGTGCTCAAATTgcatatgtaatattttatttcttaaaaagtggGCGGCGAGGTATTAGAGTCAATCTGTTCTTTCTTGGTAATAGGTCCCAAGTATACATTATGTCATattctgtacttttctgtatgtttgatgtagaatataattttttaattaattaattttgtttaaaaaaaaaaaaaaaaaaggagtgcaAACTAACAAAACACATCTGCAGGCTGGACCCAGGCCTGAGTCTTCCAGTTTTCCATCTCTGCTCCCAGTCCAGTGGGGGAGATAAAATATGAGACATGGTAGGTACTGTACACAGTAAAATGTGCTAAGTGCCATAAAAAAGCCAAAGTGCTTCTGGAGGATCCAGTCTGGGTAGGGCACTCAATGGATCCCTTGCATGTGGGCTGGATATTGAAAGATGGGGAGGATCTCAACAGGCAGAAATGTGGGGGAAcatattccaggcagaggcaatGGAGTCTGCAAAGACACAAAGGAAAGAGGAGTCATTTTCAGGCAACTATGAGACCAGTGTGGACAGACAGAGAGCACAGGTGCAGGGGAGAATGGAAGACACACCCGGAAAGATACGATGGGAAAAGACCAGGGTCACCTTGGGTCACCTCTAGGTGATACTCTGCCTCCTTCTTGTTTCCCCTCAGAGCAGGAATTCCATTCCCCTTCTAAAGACCATTTGACATTTAACTTCTTCACATGTAATATGCCTCACCTTCTCTGGAAAATTAGACTCTTTCAGGGAAAAGAGCCTGTCTCCATGGCCCCCCTAGCAACAAATATTAATAGTCAGGCTAAAGAACGTAGAGATTATTCAATATGCATGGGAAACCATTGAAGATCCTTGTTCAGCTGTCCCTGGAAGATGACTTTGATAGCAGTGTGTAGGATGGATTGGAAGAGATTAAGAGGACACTTCAGAATCTAGGCAAGAAATAAAGCCCTGATTTATGAGTGTTAACAAAATGGGATGCAGGGGGCAGATGAGGCCAGGCTAGGCAGAATGGACAATACTTTAGGAAATGCTTGAGTGGGGTCACAGCTCCCCCATGCACCCACTTTCTCAAGTCAAAAACCTGGATGTGACCacctccccactctccctccaGCCTGTCATTCAGTCCTACCAGATTCACCTCCAGAATACCTCCTGAATgagtcctctccctccctggacaTAGCCTGGTTCATCTTCTTCATCTTtatcatcttcatcttcatcatctCTGGGCTTGCCTCCCTGCCTCAGAGTTGCCCATGAAATCCATTCTCAGCAGTGTTGCCAGAGTTGTCCATCCAAAATAACATCTGACTATGTCACTCCCTTTCTTAAAACCATTCAGTGGAGCCTCAAGACTCTTAAGATAACCTTGAGTACCTTAGGACAACATATAAAGGCCTCTCAAGATCTAGACCCTGTCTACCTCTCCAGACTGAATTCTCGCCAACCACTGCCCTGTCACCAGATGCTCCAACAACAGGCCAAGACATGGAGCTTCCTGCACATATCATGCTTTTACATACTCCCATGCCAATAGAGGGTGTTCCTTCTTCTGAGAGCTCGCCCACCTCTCCTGCCAGCATATCCTTCTCAACTCCTTACTCACTTTCCAAAGCTTCTCATTTTATCACCTCTCTGCCTTGTGCGTATCTAACTGCAGGGTAATTATATATTCTGCTTCCTTTGCTATGCTGTCAtgtccttgagggcaggaactcaCCATTTCAGCTCTGTGTCCCCTGTTCCTGACATAAAGTGGAGACATACATGGACGGACAGATAGACGGacagatggatagacagacaaaacacaaacaaactgTATTGCTGAGATGGGGCGGGAAGGGAGTCAGGGAGGCAGAAAGAATGACAAAGGGAGAAAGAATTCTTCAAGGTGTCAACGAACCTTAAAAGGTTGGATCATCATTATGAGaatcaggaaaaagaaggaacacTGGGGGTATAggggagaaaaatgaattcaTTGGCACTATATGGAGAGTGAGTGagtaagaggaagagagggaaaagacTTTTATGAAGGCAAAACCTTGCTACCAAGATTTTAAGAGGACTGGAAATTAGatgtaaaacctgaaacaatGTAATGCCCAGAGTTTTTATCCTGCGAAAATAAGGAAattctatttttgaaaactgaattCAGAAGAAAATCTCCCACTCCCTTATGCAACTCGAAGTGAGGACAACTCAGTCCCTCTGGCCACAATGAGGGCTTCTTAAAGCACCAGGGGCTCCAGGGAAGATCACGGGAGTCCTTCTCCTTTATCGTGGCCCCAGATCCCACACGCATGCCATGAGCGGGGAATGGAGTCAGTGTTGTGAGGCATGAAGGAGGCTCATTATGACAGaatggagggggaagggaggactAACAAAAAGTGGATTGGCCACTCTGTCCCCAAGGGCAGGGGGCCCTGGGTTCAGTTGCAAACTCTGGAACAGTCACTAGTCTGTTCTAGAAACCTGAAGCTCCCCACCAATTAAGAACACAGTCTTTCCTCAAGAAACAGAAGAACCTGCACCAGCAAACTCAGCCTTGCTTCCAAAGTAGGTGCTGGCAATGGGGGTAGGCACGAGCTGGGCTCCGGGCCTGCCATCACTTCCGCATGGACCCTAGCCATTAAGGCAAGAAAGTCCTTCTCATGGGCTGGGATCGAAATGCCTCTTTGCACCAGCTGGAGTCTGAAAAGTCACTGGTGTCATGATGAGCAGGGAGGCTCCATGGGCATATGACCTGTGTGGTCACACAGGGCCCCGGGCCTGGCTTAAGGCTCTGCTATGGGGCCCCATGTTTCATTTTGCACTTAGCCTTGCAAATTATGCATCCAGTCCTGATTATGAGAATTTCTTCCAGCAGTAGGCAACACAACTCTCACTTAATCATAGGCATATGGGGGAGGCTCCCTGTCTCCTCCAGGGGAGACCAAAGTGCTGTGGAGCTCaaattttagagttaaaaaaGGCCCTAGAGACTCCAGCTTTTACCTGTgggctccttcccttcccccattccacaaacaagaaaactgaggcccgaAAATTGatgtgactttcccaaggtcactcaACCAATCAGTAGTGCAGCTAGGCTAGAACCCAGAGCTCGCCACTCTGCCGCTCAAGAACACACTAGAATCCCCATGGTGAAGAAAGGGGAAAGTTTGTAGGAGGGGGCCCAAGGCCAAGAGACACAGACTTTGAGGAGAAGCACAGTGCATGCAGCAGGGAAAACTGTGTTACAGCTTCCACATCTCTCGCCATCCCCTGAATACATTCCAGCCACACCGAGCTTCCTCCACGGCCGCTCCCGCCTGCAACGCATTCCTGTTCCCTTGGCATCCTTCCCTCTGCCAACGCCTCCTCATGCTTCACGCAGCACCTCCCTCAAGAAGTCTCCAGTCTTCCAGGGGTCGGTGAAGTGTCCCTCCACTAGGCACCTGTCACAGTCCAGGGTGGTTGCTTATTAACTCATCTGTCTCCTCAGCTAGACTGTGGACTCTGGGAGGGCACCACGGGGACCCTGTACTGACAACCTGTGCACAGCTGTATCCCTATGTCTGACCCAGACCGAACACTCCATCAATACTtatggaaggagggaaggaagacgACGTTCTTAAAGAAAAGGACTCTGGGCCAGAATAAACAGGATTTTAGGGAGTGGAGTGAAGGTTGTCCAAGTACAAGTGTCCCCTAAGGGAGACAAAGTTGGACTCCACAGCCACCTGTAATGGTGACCTAATATTTGCAGCCCTGAGAGTGCAGTGCTGGAAGCGGGTAGGGGAAGGCATGGCCTCCTGGAGGCCGAGAAGGCACAGAGCCAGGGGGCTGCCCCACCAACgtatttgtgaaagaaaaaatagggaTAAGAGAGAACTTTTGGAAAGAGGGCACAAGGCAGGCTTACCCAGCACACCAGCTGCCTGAGCCTTCTGTGGAGCACATACAGCCCTGACCCTCCCACTCAGCTATGGAATGCGCGTCCTGCATGAACAGAGACAGGCAGGCGCTTCACAGTACAGGAACAAAAGTGTATGTGTGTCGGGGGTGCTGCTGAGGAAGGGGGatagggagggaaaaagagaagaatattctctcattttacaagcaGACAGTTTCCACAAATAAGAGTGAAAACTCTGGGTTCTCTTTCAATTTTGCCCTCAATGTAAGGCAAATTCCTTTGCTTTCCTGGGTCTGTTTACTTACCTGCAAAATGAAGGTAATGGGCCATTTCTAAGATCCCAGGGATACTGGGCAGCTGTAAGTTGGTGCGTATCCTCTGGCACCTCCATACTTCTGCAGCTAGCCTTCATGTAACACAGCCCTCCCGTCgggtatttgtttgtttatgtgaGGCCAAAGCTGAGAAAGTGGTTTCCTAGCCCTTTCCCAGCTCTCTTGGCACCTGCACCTCATCTATCAAGGAGCATATtacccttctagttgtggagtaCCAAGGCCGTAGACCAAGGAGGAGCCCACCAGGTATCAGTCCCCTCTCTCGTCTGAAATCCCATGAAGGCTGACCTGCAGACGCCAATGCAGATTTAGACAAGTTCTTGTGTCATTCTTGCATTAACCTATGGATGTTTCCCGGGTAGGTTTTAAGTTCTTTGACAATCACTAGACATTAGAGTGGAGAGTCAATAGAGGTAGTATCTCctgaagaggaaacagaggcccagaaaaATCTGAGCCTGGCTCAAGATGGCAGCCAGTGAACGCCAAGCTCTGTCCTCATCCTTCCCAGCACAGCACACCTCAGAGAGACGGCAGGACTggttcctcctttcttcctctgtccctgGGAAAGTGCAGGCTGTGGCCTTCCCCCCATCCCATCCTCTCATCCCCCTGCCTCAGGAGCTGGAAATCCGAGAGGACGCAGTCCACATGCAAGCAActgcctctcttctccttctaggctCCTAGGACCTATGATACAACACAACCACTCTGAGACCGCCTTGCTTCCTAACATCTGTACAGCCCCTCAGCCTTCCAGGAATCTTcacatttgttattttgtttgatCTTCTCCCCACACCTCACACCTGCATCTTTCCACTGGACAGACGAGGCCAAGATCAAGTCTACCTATAGTGCCCAGCCTAGGCTGCTGCAGCGTTGGACAGTGGCTGTCTGAGTCCAGCGGCCTCTGGCTGTGAAGCATGTCCATGACCCCTACCATGTCCATAAACTTCAACCCAGAGAGCCGCAGAGCTGCTTCAGCTGAAGTCTTGAGATGGTCCTTGTCTACCAAAGTCCCAGTTTTACTTAGACACTTC contains these protein-coding regions:
- the HSD3B2 gene encoding 3 beta-hydroxysteroid dehydrogenase/Delta 5-->4-isomerase type 2 isoform X1 — protein: MLACVFWFLASISCYSGLPMAGWSCLVTGAGGFLGQRIVRLLVEEKEVQEIRALDKVFRPELREEFSKLQSKVKLTVLEGDILDEQFLKRACQGASAVIHTASIIDVTNLFNPQVTMNVNVEGTQLLLEACSQASVPIFIYTSSVAVAGPNSYREIIQNGHEEAHLETKWSSPYPYSKKLAEKAVLAANGLPLKNGGTLYTCALRPMFIYGEGSPTLYYLMHEGLNNNGILTHNCKFSRANPVYVGNIAWAHIMALRALRDPKKAPSIQGQFYYISDDTPPQSYDDLTYTLSKKWGFCLDSRMRLPIFLKYWLAFLLEIVSFLLSPIYKYRPPFDRHLVTWQNSVFTFSYKKAQRDMGYEPLFSWEEAKKRTTEWIDALVEPHQEALKTKTL
- the HSD3B2 gene encoding 3 beta-hydroxysteroid dehydrogenase/Delta 5-->4-isomerase type 2 isoform X2, with protein sequence MAGWSCLVTGAGGFLGQRIVRLLVEEKEVQEIRALDKVFRPELREEFSKLQSKVKLTVLEGDILDEQFLKRACQGASAVIHTASIIDVTNLFNPQVTMNVNVEGTQLLLEACSQASVPIFIYTSSVAVAGPNSYREIIQNGHEEAHLETKWSSPYPYSKKLAEKAVLAANGLPLKNGGTLYTCALRPMFIYGEGSPTLYYLMHEGLNNNGILTHNCKFSRANPVYVGNIAWAHIMALRALRDPKKAPSIQGQFYYISDDTPPQSYDDLTYTLSKKWGFCLDSRMRLPIFLKYWLAFLLEIVSFLLSPIYKYRPPFDRHLVTWQNSVFTFSYKKAQRDMGYEPLFSWEEAKKRTTEWIDALVEPHQEALKTKTL